The genomic region CCGAGGACCATTTCCTCGACATCTCGGTCCACCCGGACCGGACTTGGGGCTGGCGCGACGAGGACGAGTTCGCGCAGGCCCAGCGGGACGGCCTGATGGACGCCCGACTGGCCGCGCGGGTGAAGGAGGCCGGGCGGGCCGCGGTGGAGGTGATCCGCACCTGGGGCCCGCCGTTCCCGGACGGCTGGCAGAACTGGCGCCCGGATCCGTCCTGGTCGGTACCGTCATTGCCGGACGACTGGGATCGTACGCCCGCGCACGTGTCCACGTGAGACCCTTGCTGTGCCCCCGTGGTAGAACCGTAGGATCGTCCTCCGCAACGAACAGTCAGGGTCGGTGCGCGGCACCGTCGTTGAGGAGTGGTGGTCGGGTGGCGGGTGGGCGCGAAGCGACAACTCCCGGAGCACGCGCTGGGCTTGACCGAACGTCACCGAGGGGCGGCAGGACGTGAGCGAGGGGTACGAGGGCCACAGCGGTACGGTCTGGAGACGGCCGGACGGGCTGCTCCCGCCGGTGCCCGACGGTTTCTCTTCTGAGAGGCTGTCTGACCACGCGGGGATTCCGTTCCTGGGGCACGCATTCCGGGTATCGGGATTTCTGCGGGACGAACTGCACGCACGGCGCGCAGCACCGGACGGATGGATTCGACACGCGTGACGGAGCACCCCACCTCCCACGAGCGCCGCCAGCCAAGCGCTGCCCGGCCCACCGCCCCCGCGGACCCCCGCGGGGCGCTTCTGCGTACCCCGGAGCCGCCGGCGCAGGGCTCCCCCGCTCTGCCCGCGCAGGGCCGGCCGGCCGAGGCCCCCGCCCTGTCCGGGAGCACGAGTGCGCCCGGTGGTGCGCCCGCTTCCGACGACCAGGCCCCGCCCGGCTCTCCCACGCCCTCAGGCGCCCTCTCCGCGGCCACGGGAACGCCCGCCGCGTCCGGGACCCCGGCGGGCAGCCAGGGCCCGCCCGCGCCCTCCGGCGGCCACGGCCCGACCGGCGCGCCCGCCGGCTCGGGGCCCGAGCACTCCCAGCCGTCGGCCACGGAGCCCGATCCGCACCGCCCGCGGCCCGCGGAGGCCATCCCGGCCCAGTCGGGTGCCGAGTCGACCGCCGCCCAGAGCGGCAAGGAGCGGCGTACGGGCCAGGGCACGGCGCCGGGCACTCCGATGCCCATGCGCCGGGACGGCGACCGGCTGCGCTTCGTGGGGGCCGCCACCCGGCGGATCGCCCGCGGTATCGACCTCGACGAGATCGTGATGGGCCTGTGCCGGGCCACCGTGCCGACCTTCTCGGACGCGATCCTCGTCTATCTGCGCGACCCGCTGCCGGTCGGCGACGAACGGCCCACCGGGCCCGTCGTGCTGCGGCTGCGGCGTACGGACCGGATTCCGGAGGACCGGGACACCGAGGGCTTCCTGCTGCCCGCGCTGCAGCCCGAGCCCGACCTCGGGATCACCGCCGAGCTGTGCACCGTACGGCCCGGTGGCGCGCTGAACGAGGTGCTGCGCGGCGTACGGCCGGTCTTCGCGGACGCGCCCGCCGCGCGGGCCGCGCTGCCCGAGCTGATCGGTGACGACCTGACCGTGCCGGGCGGCCAGCGGGCGATCCTCGCCCCGCTGCGCGGGCGTCGGCGCGTGATCGGCGCCGCGCTGTTCCTGCGCCGCCCGGACCGGCCGGCCTTCGAGACGGACGACCTGCTCGTCGCGGCCCAGCTCGCCACGCACAGCGCGCTCGGCATCGACAAGGCGGTGCTGTACGGGCGCGAGGCGTACATCGCGGACGAGTTGCAGCGCACGATGCTGCCCGAGACGCTGCCCCGGCCGACAGGTGTGCGGCTGGCGTCCCGGTATCTTCCGGCCGCCGAGACGGCACGGGTGGGCGGCGACTGGTACGACGCGATCCCGTTGCCCGGCAGCCGGGTCGCCCTCGTCGTCGGTGACGTCATGGGCCACTCCATGACCTCGGCCGCGATCATGGGCCAGCTGCGGACGACCGCGCAGACCCTCGCCGGTCTCGACCTGCCCCCGCAGGAGGTCCTGCACCACCTGGACGAGCAGGCCCAGCGGCTCGGCACCGACCGCATGGCGACCTGCCTGTACGCGGTGTACGACCCGGTCGCGCACCGCATCACCATCGCCAACGCGGGCCATCCCCCGCCCGTCCTGCTGCACCTGGGCGGCCGGGCCGAGGTGCTGCGCGTACCGCCGGGCGCCCCCATCGGCGTGGGCGGCGTGGACTTCGAGGCGGTCGAGCTGGACGCGCCCGCCGGTGCCACACTGCTGCTGTACACCGACGGTCTGGTCGAGTCGCGGCTGCGTGACGTGTGGACCGGGATAGAGCAGCTGCGCGAGAAGCTCGCCGCCACCGCGCAGCTGACCGGCGCCGACCATCCGCCGCCCCTTGAGGCGCTGTGCGACGAGGTGCTCGACATGCTCGGCCCGGGCGACCGGGACGACGACATCGCACTGCTCGCCGCCCGCTTCGACGGGATCGCGCCGAGCGATGTCGCGCTCTGGCATCTGGACCCCGAGGACTCGGCGCCCGGCCGGGCCCGTCGGCTGGCCCGCAAGGCGCTCTCCCGCTGGGACCTGGAAGAGCTCACCGACTCCCTGGAGCTGCTCGTCAGCGAGGTCGTGACGAACGCCGTGCGCTACACGTCACGGCCCGTCACGCTGCGCCTGCTCCGTACGGACGTGCTGCGCTGCGAGGTCGGTGACGACGTGCCGCAGCTGCCGCGGCTGCGGCAGGCGCGGGCCACGGACGAGGGCGGCCGCGGTCTCTACCTGGTGAACAAACTGGCCAGACGGTGGGGAGCGACCCGGCTCAGCACGGGAAAGGTGGTCTGGTTCGAGTTGAACCACGGCTGAGGGGTACCCGCTCGGGACGCCCCTCGGCAGTCGGTCCGCATCGAACCGGAACAGGCCCCTTCCCGTTCAACCGGGAGCGGGTCCCCGAGCGGGTGGCGCGCGCCAAAGGCAGTGGCGCGTACGGATGTGACTGGTCGAGCTCACGCGGCGGAGCCGCATATCGACTCAGCCCCGCGCCCCTGTCGGGGTGCGGGGCTGCTCGGGGCGCCCCTATTTTATTGGTCGGACTGCGGGTCGTCCGGGTCCGTCGGTAGTTCTATGCCGCCCGGTGACGACGGCGCACTGGTCGTCGGGGTCGGTGATTCCTCGGGCGGCGGGGTGGACTCGGGACTGGTCTCCACCGGCGGACTGGTCGTCGGCGGCGTGGTCTTCGGGTCCTCGGGGGTCGGCGTGTCGGACGGGGTCTCCGGCTGCTGCGAGACCGTGGGCGTCTCCGGCGGCTGGACGGCCGCCCCCTGGTCGGTGTCCAGGTCGAACTTGGAG from Streptomyces sp. NBC_00878 harbors:
- a CDS encoding SpoIIE family protein phosphatase, which translates into the protein MTEHPTSHERRQPSAARPTAPADPRGALLRTPEPPAQGSPALPAQGRPAEAPALSGSTSAPGGAPASDDQAPPGSPTPSGALSAATGTPAASGTPAGSQGPPAPSGGHGPTGAPAGSGPEHSQPSATEPDPHRPRPAEAIPAQSGAESTAAQSGKERRTGQGTAPGTPMPMRRDGDRLRFVGAATRRIARGIDLDEIVMGLCRATVPTFSDAILVYLRDPLPVGDERPTGPVVLRLRRTDRIPEDRDTEGFLLPALQPEPDLGITAELCTVRPGGALNEVLRGVRPVFADAPAARAALPELIGDDLTVPGGQRAILAPLRGRRRVIGAALFLRRPDRPAFETDDLLVAAQLATHSALGIDKAVLYGREAYIADELQRTMLPETLPRPTGVRLASRYLPAAETARVGGDWYDAIPLPGSRVALVVGDVMGHSMTSAAIMGQLRTTAQTLAGLDLPPQEVLHHLDEQAQRLGTDRMATCLYAVYDPVAHRITIANAGHPPPVLLHLGGRAEVLRVPPGAPIGVGGVDFEAVELDAPAGATLLLYTDGLVESRLRDVWTGIEQLREKLAATAQLTGADHPPPLEALCDEVLDMLGPGDRDDDIALLAARFDGIAPSDVALWHLDPEDSAPGRARRLARKALSRWDLEELTDSLELLVSEVVTNAVRYTSRPVTLRLLRTDVLRCEVGDDVPQLPRLRQARATDEGGRGLYLVNKLARRWGATRLSTGKVVWFELNHG